In the Arachis hypogaea cultivar Tifrunner chromosome 20, arahy.Tifrunner.gnm2.J5K5, whole genome shotgun sequence genome, taaaaaaatttatattactgtttaatttttataaactcaATCTTGAGTCATTTTTAGATTTAGATTATTAACTTTTTTAACCACTAGTTTAAGTTTACAAATAATCACTCGTGAACCTTGTCAAAGGTTTGAAAGTTGAAACATTTTCCTAAGCTCCTAATTATGAAGCTTTGAAACACTTCATTCTTAGTTAAAGGCGTGTGTTGTTTACAAATGATTGCTTTTGTAAGCCCTTATTATCATTAACGAGGTGattgaaataaaacaaaaacagataaaatttttgttaatatgtgttttaagaatatatttaaaaaatattataaaaagagtttgactaaaatttttaaaaacttttttatatttttaatgcattaaatatatttataatttataaaaaaaattattatatactactctTAAAATAAGTTTTAACTAAATCTTTTCATAAATTAGATtaagataaataatattaacTACAAGGAAATAAAAGTCAGAAggaagtagtatatatatatcATCTTTTTTATGCTGAGGTTTAAAATAAGTGGTGGAATTTATTTGTTGATCCATACCTATTTTCACCCCAATTTGAAAAAGGGAACATGACATCAAACTTACCCTTACTgctactactatatatatatataccacaaGGTTGAGCACTATCCAATAGTAACaggaaacagaaaagaagaaaacaaaaaagagagtAATAATTAACACTAGTTCACTTGAAGACAAataataaaagttaatttttaagagaaaatggaaaaaagAAGAATTTACATATAAGGAAAATTGTTCTttgacacttttttttttatttttaatattgaattaaCAATGAtgtttttttaaattgtgatcTATTGTGGTATTTTTCTAAAATGTGGGATGATTTAATGTACGGAGTACAAAtaggaccgtccgatttgtgttgaaaaaattaaaaaaatttggagtacacaaattGGACTGTCCgtactccaaatttttttaattttttcaatacaAATCGGACGATTTGTATActccaaacttttaaatttttttaaacacaaatcgatggtccgatttgtgtacctcccatagttttaaaaaacaccaaaaattatcaCGTTAATGTATAACACTCATTCCACTTCCATATACAAATTTTTTAGCCGTTTTTTGACATTGGATATTCTTATCCCCATTTATACTTTTGAAAAGGAAATACCTTTTTCTCATCTTGGCCAGTCACAAAGATGAAGGAAGCACAGTTACTACTCCCATTTATATACACATAAGGAAAGAGGGCAAACATAAATGTATAAGCCCTCTTCaactcatattttttttttttaaaaaagattgcGGATAGATGAAACCTCTTCAGTTTTAATCTTTTTTTCCActattaaacaacaacaaaattcaagCTAATTAAACCTTCGCGAAGTTTGAACAATCAAGTAGTTCTTCGCATCAAATTAAAACATAGTAAAGCAAATTGAGTACTTTCTCTTGAATCTTTCAGCCATGAACCACTCTTCAGCAGATCATGATCGGGATCAGTACCTAAAGAAGCGAAAATCCAGTGCTGATTCCTCGTCAAGCATGAGGAAATCCAGCGCAAGGAGAAGATTCAGCAGCAGCAAGAATTCGAACAACAACGACGACAACAAAGGCGGTGGAGGCGGAGGCGGAGGCGTGTCGACGACGCTGAAGCTGTACGACGATCCATGGAAAATAAAGAAGACGTTAACGGACAGCGACCTCGGGATCCTGAGCAGGCTGTTGCTGGCAGCTGATTTGGTGAAGAAGCAGATCCTTCCGATGCTGGGCGGCGATGACGCTCGAGCGGCGGAGACGGAAGAAGGAACTCCGGTGAGAGTGTGGGACATGGACACCAGATCCATGCACCACTTGGTCCTGAAGCGTTGGTCATCTTCCAAAAGCTATGTTCTTATTGGAAAATGGAATCAAGATTTCGTCAGAAGACGGGACCTCAAGAAAGGTGATGAGATTGGCTTCCACTGGGATCCCTATAACTGCGCCTTCAACTTCTGCGTTCTTACACgcgcctcctcctcctcctccacctgATCGATCTGCACCACCATGTTAGTCTCCCATTCGATCTTCCTAATTTCACTCATTTTAGACATAAAATAACATGATGATTGGTTTCAGGCAAGGGCACTGCGCTGTGCATTGCTACCATAAAATGCAAATGTTCCCTGTGATTCGGTTAAGAGCCGTAGATGGCTATAAAAGGTATTCAATGTATGCTGTACCAGATGAGAAATTAAACTACTGTATTTTTCATATCATTCTTAGTGCTCAACGTCTGTAATGACTCCAATTTCATTTAGTTTAAAGAGTCaagaattttaaataaattaacacAACATTCATTCCAGCTAAATTCATGATAAAAAGTTATGCCTACTAAATTCTGTACGtatagaatttattaattttcatatattgttAGTAAGacaaatttacataaataaattatgtatattcatttttgaatttattacttaaaatattttaaatttataaatttaatttaataattgtataaaattatttatattattaatacatCTAAATTAAACTTATGTATACAAAAGAGTCAGAATAAAGTGGTGTTGGAAGAGGGAAATTATTAGATAAACCCTCATCCTAGAAACTGAAATCTTAATTGTTTTTCCATATAAAGTGGCACTAGAGGTTTTGGATCTCACGTGTTGACATTCTCTTAATGCACTATAATAGATGCAGCGATAATAGATAGGTATATTTATTCTCATTACTTAGCACTAATAATGTTGTTCTTTGAATAATCGCAGAATTCAGTTAGCAGTTGTACATATACTATATAATAATacacataattaaataatttgaattgaTGTAATATTAATGGCCAAATCATTTATGTATTTAAGTAAATATTGaaatttcaatttttgttttatatatataaaaatttattgatcaataataatatatttttaaataaaattttgattcacagaaaaatactataaaaaaatactcacaattacttttgagcagAAAGACTTAAATAGAATATAGAAGTTATTACATGAACCATGAATTTAACATGGTTAATTTCATGCCCTAACTaagaaaaggggaagaagaatCGCAGCCAAGTTGTGATGTAGGAGAAAAGAGGACCACTCGTGACAAAATCACTTTTATTATCACTCAAATAAATTTGTGtaaacaagattttattaaaccATTGCTTTTACTGAATTACATTAATTAATCCCTTCCGACATGTTAATAACTGTTGTCTCAATGTACCTT is a window encoding:
- the LOC112784564 gene encoding B3 domain-containing protein At2g33720-like — protein: MNHSSADHDRDQYLKKRKSSADSSSSMRKSSARRRFSSSKNSNNNDDNKGGGGGGGGVSTTLKLYDDPWKIKKTLTDSDLGILSRLLLAADLVKKQILPMLGGDDARAAETEEGTPVRVWDMDTRSMHHLVLKRWSSSKSYVLIGKWNQDFVRRRDLKKGDEIGFHWDPYNCAFNFCVLTRASSSSST